In Zingiber officinale cultivar Zhangliang chromosome 8B, Zo_v1.1, whole genome shotgun sequence, a single genomic region encodes these proteins:
- the LOC122014949 gene encoding uncharacterized protein LOC122014949 isoform X4 → MNQKEVIDTLSIQAKIEPSFTQLVWQKLEEENREFFEAYHVRLIVKNQIMVFNKLLEKQVEMMQTACPSGVSRMPLPNGSNSSSMHQPPLCYIPQHTSTSAQLDGMICDGGFPNAIMNGRPSQQEGIYLDNDSSILAESMNPSMSMLSSHDSNTAGIRGMHRTLVKSEPNYLNNSEFPFSNDSSILDTHQSIGDASVGSFSSSELTGQPLNDTLLDIDTSTLGFSHIPRNFSFSDLTDDFAHCTDILENYDRSPYLPHDSNNFSDSPGREFKEEDIKKLDTISEGVSYEDFGSD, encoded by the exons ATGAATCAAAAAGAAGTAATTGACACATTGTCTATTCAGGCAAAGATAGAGCCCAGTTTCACTCAACTTG TTTggcaaaaacttgaggaagagaatcgaGAATTTTTTGAGGCATATCATGTTAGACTCATTGTTAAGAACCAGATAATGGTTTTCAACAAGCTCCTTGAAAAACAAGTTGAGATGATGCAGACAGCATGCCCATCTGGTGTTTCTAGAATGCCTCTGCCCAATGGGTCTAATTCTTCTTCTA TGCATCAACCTCCGTTGTGCTATATACCTCAGCACACATCTACATCTGCCCAGCTTGATGGCATGATTTGTGATGGAGGTTTTCCAAATGCTATTATGAATGGAAGGCCATCACAACAAGAAGGAATCTACCTTGACAATGATTCCTCTATTCTTGCTGAGAGCATGAATCCTTCAATGAGTATGTTATCTTCACATGATTCCAACACAGCAGGGATTCGAGGAATGCACAGAACGCTAGTCAAGTCAGAACCTAACTACTTGAACAATTCTGAGTTTCCATTCAGTAATGATAGCAGCATCTTGGACACACACCAATCTATTGGCGATGCTTCAGTTGGATCATTCAGTAGCTCAGAATTGACTGGGCAACCATTAAATGATACTCTCTTGGATATTGACACTTCTACACTTGGATTTAGTCATATTCCTCGAAATTTCAGTTTTTCAGATTTAACAGATGATTTTGCTCACTGTACTG ACATTTTGGAGAATTATGATAGATCTCCTTATCTTCCACATGATTCAAATAACTTCTCAGACTCCCCAGGAAGGGAATTCAAAG AAGAAGACATTAAGAAACTAGACACCATTTCCGAAGGAGTCAGCTATGAAGATTTTGGAAGCGACTGA
- the LOC122015461 gene encoding uncharacterized protein LOC122015461 isoform X1 produces MGGSVIPFIGHVRLTDLVASEGLPSDSYKISVSTLAQSLAQYSAAVIEFPPGDSALLRSGLESARLFFYQHEYTPTDIAHTKKTREWCKTSGYYADPILWQETYDYRPGLTPVETHGAMELTPGGLPDIFAILGKAARDILHAINFSLNLRSFSFTEVLDNMPLRNGEISSSVLSVCCHSRPSFQAAQHHAMTGLEGGQMVISPDHDIDKALITLVKSDRAGMHIKDIHGRWILVDGDLGPQDAVVYPGLALYQATAGYVKPAVHRMDIVNSHAHIDGRSSVIFKLMPRSMASLSCSEMRAAGYGVEAQFQIPISVDEFMRRPHSTDLFAATLKPDIKRERGKKGHKSLPPSKKLRLEAQRVLKERVQAIAEKKGVKLRFCNVKECERHMISPDSPCGKIRMEIGWPAGVPFVHPHDLPNKAKLGFLEAYEPGWSSLQQDIQLSLLKLDRPVDRI; encoded by the exons ATGGGTGGGAGTGTTATACCATTTATTGGACATGTAAGGCTTACAGATCTCGTAGCCTCTGAAGGACTTCCATCAGATTCTTACAAGATCTCAGTATCAACTCTTGCACAATCCCTTGCTCAATATTCTGCTGCTGTCATTGAGTTTCCTCCTGGAGATAGTGCTCTTCTCAGATCTGGTCTAGAATCTGCTCGTTTGTTTTTTTATCAGCATGAATATACTCCTACTGATATAGCTCACACGAAGAAAACCAGGGAATGGTGCAAGACATCTGGTTATTATGCTGATCCTATATTGTGGCAAGAAACATATGATTATAGACCTGGACTTACTCCAGTAGAGACACATGGTGCAATGGAACTTACTCCAGGTGGCTTGCCTGACATATTTGCAATACTTGGCAAGGCTGCCAGAGATATCTTGCATGCAATCAACTTTTCATTAAACTTGCGTAGCTTTTCATTTACAGAAGTACTTGATAACATGCCATTGAGGAATGGAGAAATTTCCTCCTCAGTTCTTTCAGTATGCTGTCACTCGAGACCATCATTTCAAGCAGCACAACACCATGCTATGACAGGCCTGGAAGGTGGACAGATGGTCATATCCCCAGACCATGATATTGACAAGGCATTAATCACTCTTGTCAAATCAGATAGAGCAGGAATGCATATAAAAGATATCCATGGGCGTTGGATACTTGTGGATGGTGATCTTGGTCCTCAAGATGCAGTTGTTTATCCTGGACTAGCACTTTACCAGGCAACTGCTGGTTATGTGAAGCCTGCTGTGCATAGGATGGATATAGTTAATTCACATGCTCACATAGATGGAAGAAGTTCAGTGATTTTCAAGCTTATGCCCAGATCAATGGCAAGTCTGAGCTGCTCTGAGATGAGAGCAGCTGGGTATGGAGTCGAAGCACAATTCCAGATTCCTATATCGGTGGATGAATTTATGCGGAGACCACACTCTACTG ATCTTTTTGCAGCAACTCTGAAGCCTGAtataaagagggagagaggaaagaaagggcacaAGTCTTTGCCCCCTTCTAAGAAACTACGTCTAGAGGCACAGAGGGTTCTTAAAGAACGTGTTCAAGCAATTGCCGAAAAGAAAGGAGTTAAACTCAGATTTTGCAATGTCAAGGAATGTGAACGCCACATGATATCGCCAGATAGCCCGTGTGGGAAGATAAGGATGGAGATAGGATGGCCTGCAGGGGTTCCATTTGTTCATCCACATGACCTTCCTAACAAGGCAAAGCTTGGATTCCTTGAAGCTTATGAACCTGGTTGGTCCTCACTTCAGCAAGATATACAGTTAAGTTTATTGAAGCTGGACAGACCAGTTGACAG GATTTAA
- the LOC122014949 gene encoding uncharacterized protein LOC122014949 isoform X1 yields the protein MEGGEVRKVSREDIQLVQNLIERCLQLYMNQKEVIDTLSIQAKIEPSFTQLVWQKLEEENREFFEAYHVRLIVKNQIMVFNKLLEKQVEMMQTACPSGVSRMPLPNGSNSSSMHQPPLCYIPQHTSTSAQLDGMICDGGFPNAIMNGRPSQQEGIYLDNDSSILAESMNPSMSMLSSHDSNTAGIRGMHRTLVKSEPNYLNNSEFPFSNDSSILDTHQSIGDASVGSFSSSELTGQPLNDTLLDIDTSTLGFSHIPRNFSFSDLTDDFAHCTDILENYDRSPYLPHDSNNFSDSPGREFKEEDIKKLDTISEGVSYEDFGSD from the exons ATGGAGGGTGGAGAAGTCAGAAAGGTTTCTCGCGAGGACATACAACTG GTTCAGAACCTTATTGAGCGGTGCCTGCAGCTCTATATGAATCAAAAAGAAGTAATTGACACATTGTCTATTCAGGCAAAGATAGAGCCCAGTTTCACTCAACTTG TTTggcaaaaacttgaggaagagaatcgaGAATTTTTTGAGGCATATCATGTTAGACTCATTGTTAAGAACCAGATAATGGTTTTCAACAAGCTCCTTGAAAAACAAGTTGAGATGATGCAGACAGCATGCCCATCTGGTGTTTCTAGAATGCCTCTGCCCAATGGGTCTAATTCTTCTTCTA TGCATCAACCTCCGTTGTGCTATATACCTCAGCACACATCTACATCTGCCCAGCTTGATGGCATGATTTGTGATGGAGGTTTTCCAAATGCTATTATGAATGGAAGGCCATCACAACAAGAAGGAATCTACCTTGACAATGATTCCTCTATTCTTGCTGAGAGCATGAATCCTTCAATGAGTATGTTATCTTCACATGATTCCAACACAGCAGGGATTCGAGGAATGCACAGAACGCTAGTCAAGTCAGAACCTAACTACTTGAACAATTCTGAGTTTCCATTCAGTAATGATAGCAGCATCTTGGACACACACCAATCTATTGGCGATGCTTCAGTTGGATCATTCAGTAGCTCAGAATTGACTGGGCAACCATTAAATGATACTCTCTTGGATATTGACACTTCTACACTTGGATTTAGTCATATTCCTCGAAATTTCAGTTTTTCAGATTTAACAGATGATTTTGCTCACTGTACTG ACATTTTGGAGAATTATGATAGATCTCCTTATCTTCCACATGATTCAAATAACTTCTCAGACTCCCCAGGAAGGGAATTCAAAG AAGAAGACATTAAGAAACTAGACACCATTTCCGAAGGAGTCAGCTATGAAGATTTTGGAAGCGACTGA
- the LOC122014514 gene encoding protein EPIDERMAL PATTERNING FACTOR 1-like, with product MGAHSLRLPLLTLTFIFLVALADVATAARDIGQLRSVRRSGVGDGAAGKKLETLQVAGSSLPDCSHACGSCTPCNLVMVSFVCATLQEAETCPMAYKCMCKSKSYPVP from the exons ATGGGAGCTCATTCTCTCCGCCTTCCCCTTCTCACgctcaccttcatcttcctcgtcGCACTCGCAGACGTCGCCACGGCGGCCAGAGACATCGGCCAGCTTCGTTCAG TCAGGAGAAGCGGCGTCGGGGACGGAGCGGCTGGAAAGAAGCTCGAGACGCTGCAGGTGGCCGGGTCGAGCCTGCCGGACTGCTCCCACGCGTGCGGGTCGTGCACGCCGTGCAATTTGGTGATGGTGAGCTTCGTCTGCGCGACGCTGCAGGAGGCAGAGACGTGCCCCATGGCCTACAAGTGCATGTGCAAGAGCAAGTCCTACCCTGTTCCTTGA
- the LOC122014949 gene encoding uncharacterized protein LOC122014949 isoform X2 → MEGGEVRKVSREDIQLVQNLIERCLQLYMNQKEVIDTLSIQAKIEPSFTQLVWQKLEEENREFFEAYHVRLIVKNQIMVFNKLLEKQVEMMQTACPSGVSRMPLPNGSNSSSMHQPPLCYIPQHTSTSAQLDGMICDGGFPNAIMNGRPSQQEGIYLDNDSSILAESMNPSMSMLSSHDSNTAGIRGMHRTLVKSEPNYLNNSEFPFSNDSSILDTHQSIGDASVGSFSSSELTGQPLNDTLLDIDTSTLGFSHIPRNFSFSDLTDDFAHCTDILENYDRSPYLPHDSNNFSDSPGREFKEDIKKLDTISEGVSYEDFGSD, encoded by the exons ATGGAGGGTGGAGAAGTCAGAAAGGTTTCTCGCGAGGACATACAACTG GTTCAGAACCTTATTGAGCGGTGCCTGCAGCTCTATATGAATCAAAAAGAAGTAATTGACACATTGTCTATTCAGGCAAAGATAGAGCCCAGTTTCACTCAACTTG TTTggcaaaaacttgaggaagagaatcgaGAATTTTTTGAGGCATATCATGTTAGACTCATTGTTAAGAACCAGATAATGGTTTTCAACAAGCTCCTTGAAAAACAAGTTGAGATGATGCAGACAGCATGCCCATCTGGTGTTTCTAGAATGCCTCTGCCCAATGGGTCTAATTCTTCTTCTA TGCATCAACCTCCGTTGTGCTATATACCTCAGCACACATCTACATCTGCCCAGCTTGATGGCATGATTTGTGATGGAGGTTTTCCAAATGCTATTATGAATGGAAGGCCATCACAACAAGAAGGAATCTACCTTGACAATGATTCCTCTATTCTTGCTGAGAGCATGAATCCTTCAATGAGTATGTTATCTTCACATGATTCCAACACAGCAGGGATTCGAGGAATGCACAGAACGCTAGTCAAGTCAGAACCTAACTACTTGAACAATTCTGAGTTTCCATTCAGTAATGATAGCAGCATCTTGGACACACACCAATCTATTGGCGATGCTTCAGTTGGATCATTCAGTAGCTCAGAATTGACTGGGCAACCATTAAATGATACTCTCTTGGATATTGACACTTCTACACTTGGATTTAGTCATATTCCTCGAAATTTCAGTTTTTCAGATTTAACAGATGATTTTGCTCACTGTACTG ACATTTTGGAGAATTATGATAGATCTCCTTATCTTCCACATGATTCAAATAACTTCTCAGACTCCCCAGGAAGGGAATTCAAAG AAGACATTAAGAAACTAGACACCATTTCCGAAGGAGTCAGCTATGAAGATTTTGGAAGCGACTGA
- the LOC122015461 gene encoding uncharacterized protein LOC122015461 isoform X2, which yields MGGSVIPFIGHVRLTDLVASEGLPSDSYKISVSTLAQSLAQYSAAVIEFPPGDSALLRSGLESARLFFYQHEYTPTDIAHTKKTREWCKTSGYYADPILWQETYDYRPGLTPVETHGAMELTPGGLPDIFAILGKAARDILHAINFSLNLRSFSFTEVLDNMPLRNGEISSSVLSVCCHSRPSFQAAQHHAMTGLEGGQMVISPDHDIDKALITLVKSDRAGMHIKDIHGRWILVDGDLGPQDAVVYPGLALYQATAGYVKPAVHRMDIVNSHAHIDGRSSVIFKLMPRSMASLSCSEMRAAGYGVEAQFQIPISVDEFMRRPHSTATLKPDIKRERGKKGHKSLPPSKKLRLEAQRVLKERVQAIAEKKGVKLRFCNVKECERHMISPDSPCGKIRMEIGWPAGVPFVHPHDLPNKAKLGFLEAYEPGWSSLQQDIQLSLLKLDRPVDRI from the exons ATGGGTGGGAGTGTTATACCATTTATTGGACATGTAAGGCTTACAGATCTCGTAGCCTCTGAAGGACTTCCATCAGATTCTTACAAGATCTCAGTATCAACTCTTGCACAATCCCTTGCTCAATATTCTGCTGCTGTCATTGAGTTTCCTCCTGGAGATAGTGCTCTTCTCAGATCTGGTCTAGAATCTGCTCGTTTGTTTTTTTATCAGCATGAATATACTCCTACTGATATAGCTCACACGAAGAAAACCAGGGAATGGTGCAAGACATCTGGTTATTATGCTGATCCTATATTGTGGCAAGAAACATATGATTATAGACCTGGACTTACTCCAGTAGAGACACATGGTGCAATGGAACTTACTCCAGGTGGCTTGCCTGACATATTTGCAATACTTGGCAAGGCTGCCAGAGATATCTTGCATGCAATCAACTTTTCATTAAACTTGCGTAGCTTTTCATTTACAGAAGTACTTGATAACATGCCATTGAGGAATGGAGAAATTTCCTCCTCAGTTCTTTCAGTATGCTGTCACTCGAGACCATCATTTCAAGCAGCACAACACCATGCTATGACAGGCCTGGAAGGTGGACAGATGGTCATATCCCCAGACCATGATATTGACAAGGCATTAATCACTCTTGTCAAATCAGATAGAGCAGGAATGCATATAAAAGATATCCATGGGCGTTGGATACTTGTGGATGGTGATCTTGGTCCTCAAGATGCAGTTGTTTATCCTGGACTAGCACTTTACCAGGCAACTGCTGGTTATGTGAAGCCTGCTGTGCATAGGATGGATATAGTTAATTCACATGCTCACATAGATGGAAGAAGTTCAGTGATTTTCAAGCTTATGCCCAGATCAATGGCAAGTCTGAGCTGCTCTGAGATGAGAGCAGCTGGGTATGGAGTCGAAGCACAATTCCAGATTCCTATATCGGTGGATGAATTTATGCGGAGACCACACTCTACTG CAACTCTGAAGCCTGAtataaagagggagagaggaaagaaagggcacaAGTCTTTGCCCCCTTCTAAGAAACTACGTCTAGAGGCACAGAGGGTTCTTAAAGAACGTGTTCAAGCAATTGCCGAAAAGAAAGGAGTTAAACTCAGATTTTGCAATGTCAAGGAATGTGAACGCCACATGATATCGCCAGATAGCCCGTGTGGGAAGATAAGGATGGAGATAGGATGGCCTGCAGGGGTTCCATTTGTTCATCCACATGACCTTCCTAACAAGGCAAAGCTTGGATTCCTTGAAGCTTATGAACCTGGTTGGTCCTCACTTCAGCAAGATATACAGTTAAGTTTATTGAAGCTGGACAGACCAGTTGACAG GATTTAA
- the LOC122014512 gene encoding protein EXORDIUM-like 7, translating into MSTKLCLVLFSLPCFFVAPATAFSWPSSHNYPFRSDSIAASSEPVDVSYHMGPVVASPANIYVIWYGRWAAAPQSIIRDFLLSLSSPAPLPPPPSVDEWWRTARLYVDQTGSNVTGSFALAGELHDSGYSHGASLSRLAMQSVIRSAVAATDRLPMDPRDGIYLVLTSPDVEVEDFCREVCGFHYFTFPAIVGVTMPYAWVGHSGTQCPGMCAFPFALPSYMVGGGGGGGNSSALVVGPPNGDVGADGMVSVIAHELAEMATNPLINAWYAGDDPAAPAEIADLCVGVFGTGSGGGFAGHVFRSAEGAGYNLNGVNGRKFMVQWLWDPIKKSCFGPNAMT; encoded by the coding sequence ATGAGCACTAAGCTCTGCCTTGTGCTCTTCTCACTCCCTTGCTTCTTCGTTGCGCCTGCCACTGCCTTCTCATGGCCTTCTTCCCACAACTACCCCTTTAGATCTGACAGCATCGCGGCCTCCTCGGAGCCGGTGGACGTCTCGTATCACATGGGCCCTGTGGTGGCATCGCCGGCGAACATCTACGTCATATGGTACGGGCGCTGGGCGGCGGCGCCGCAGAGCATCATAAGGGACTTCCTCCTCTCCCTATCGTCCCCTGCTCCGCTGCCGCCGCCGCCCTCCGTCGACGAGTGGTGGCGCACGGCCCGTCTTTACGTCGACCAGACAGGATCCAACGTCACCGGCAGCTTCGCGCTCGCCGGGGAGCTCCACGACTCCGGGTACTCCCACGGCGCGTCGCTGTCGCGCCTCGCGATGCAGTCGGTGATCCGCTCCGCCGTGGCGGCCACCGACCGCCTTCCGATGGACCCACGCGACGGGATCTACCTGGTGCTCACCTCGCCGGACGTGGAGGTGGAGGATTTCTGCCGCGAAGTGTGCGGGTTCCACTACTTCACCTTCCCGGCGATCGTCGGCGTCACGATGCCGTACGCGTGGGTGGGGCACAGCGGTACGCAGTGCCCCGGGATGTGCGCGTTCCCGTTCGCCCTCCCGAGCTACATGGTGGGGGGCGGCGGCGGGGGCGGGAACAGCAGCGCGCTGGTGGTGGGGCCGCCGAACGGCGACGTGGGCGCGGACGGGATGGTGAGCGTGATCGCACACGAGCTGGCAGAGATGGCGACCAACCCTCTGATCAACGCGTGGTACGCCGGCGACGACCCGGCGGCGCCGGCGGAGATCGCCGACCTATGCGTGGGAGTCTTCGGGACGGGGAGCGGAGGCGGTTTCGCGGGCCACGTGTTCAGGAGCGCGGAGGGTGCGGGCTACAACTTGAACGGGGTCAACGGGAGGAAGTTTATGGTGCAGTGGCTGTGGGACCCCATCAAGAAGTCTTGCTTCGGACCCAACGCCATGACTTAA
- the LOC122017517 gene encoding eukaryotic translation initiation factor 3 subunit F-like: MAVLRFFPPFSPVVSAKIHAVVLFNICDCYVRRPDQADRVIGTLLGSVSDGVVEIKNSYAVPHNESADQVALDVDYHRNMYLSHLKVNPKEVLVGWFSTGFGVSGGSALIHEFYVKELKEAQSSIPPIHLTVDTRFKNGEASIKGYVSSNLSLGDRPLAAQFQEISLDLRMIEAERVGFDILKTTAVDKLPNDLEGMEASMERLYSLLDEIYKYVDDVVEGRVTPNNDIGRFLADTLASVPRMSTAAFDKVFNDKIQDNLALVYLSSLVKTQLGIAEKLNTAAQIL, from the exons ATGGCGGTGCTGCGGTTCTTCCCTCCTTTCTCGCCCGTCGTCTCCGCCAAGATCCACGCCGTCGTCCTCTTCAATATCTGCGACTGCTATGTCCGTCGCCCCGACCAGGCCGACCGCGTGATTGGAACCCTCCTCGGTTCCGTTTCTGATGGCGTCGTCGAGATCAAAAACTCCTACGCAGTTCCTCACAACGAGTCCGCCGACCAG GTTGCATTAGATGTCGATTACCATCGCAACATGTATTTGTCTCACCTAAAAGTGAATCCCAAGGAAGTACTTGTTGGATG GTTTTCGACTGGTTTTGGTGTTTCGGGTGGTAGTGCCTTGATACATGAATTCTATGTAAAAGAACTTAAAGAAGCACAAAGTTCCATTCCACCTATCCATCTCACTGTTGATACAAGGTTCAAAAATGGGGAGGCATCCATAAAAGGTTATGTCTCTTCTAATTTGTCTCTTGGAGATAGACCACTTGCTGCACAATTTCAAGAAATTTCCTTGGATTTGAGGATGATTGAAGCAGAACGGGTTGGAT TTGACATCTTGAAGACAACTGCTGTTGATAAGCTCCCTAATGATCTCGAAGGAATGGAAGCTTCAATGGAGAGATTGTATTCTCTGCTCGATGAGATTTACAAATATGTTGATGATGTCGTG GAGGGACGAGTAACCCCAAATAATGATATCGGGAGATTTCTGGCGGACACATTGGCTTCAGTTCCAAGAATGTCAACAGCAGCTTTTGACAAGGTCTTCAATGACAAGATTCAG GACAATCTAGCTTTGGTTTACTTATCAAGCCTCGTTAAAACACAACTCGGCATTGCAGAAAAGTTGAATACGGCCGCTCAGATATTGTAA
- the LOC122014949 gene encoding uncharacterized protein LOC122014949 isoform X3, translating to MRDVELLGRLPRALPNLPHRLVENFRGAVPIAPIWQKLEEENREFFEAYHVRLIVKNQIMVFNKLLEKQVEMMQTACPSGVSRMPLPNGSNSSSMHQPPLCYIPQHTSTSAQLDGMICDGGFPNAIMNGRPSQQEGIYLDNDSSILAESMNPSMSMLSSHDSNTAGIRGMHRTLVKSEPNYLNNSEFPFSNDSSILDTHQSIGDASVGSFSSSELTGQPLNDTLLDIDTSTLGFSHIPRNFSFSDLTDDFAHCTDILENYDRSPYLPHDSNNFSDSPGREFKEEDIKKLDTISEGVSYEDFGSD from the exons atgcgGGATGTTGAGCTTCTGGGCCGCCTGCCGCGAGCGCTTCCTAATTTACCCCACCGGctggtggaaaacttccgtggggcTGTGCCAATCGCCCCAA TTTggcaaaaacttgaggaagagaatcgaGAATTTTTTGAGGCATATCATGTTAGACTCATTGTTAAGAACCAGATAATGGTTTTCAACAAGCTCCTTGAAAAACAAGTTGAGATGATGCAGACAGCATGCCCATCTGGTGTTTCTAGAATGCCTCTGCCCAATGGGTCTAATTCTTCTTCTA TGCATCAACCTCCGTTGTGCTATATACCTCAGCACACATCTACATCTGCCCAGCTTGATGGCATGATTTGTGATGGAGGTTTTCCAAATGCTATTATGAATGGAAGGCCATCACAACAAGAAGGAATCTACCTTGACAATGATTCCTCTATTCTTGCTGAGAGCATGAATCCTTCAATGAGTATGTTATCTTCACATGATTCCAACACAGCAGGGATTCGAGGAATGCACAGAACGCTAGTCAAGTCAGAACCTAACTACTTGAACAATTCTGAGTTTCCATTCAGTAATGATAGCAGCATCTTGGACACACACCAATCTATTGGCGATGCTTCAGTTGGATCATTCAGTAGCTCAGAATTGACTGGGCAACCATTAAATGATACTCTCTTGGATATTGACACTTCTACACTTGGATTTAGTCATATTCCTCGAAATTTCAGTTTTTCAGATTTAACAGATGATTTTGCTCACTGTACTG ACATTTTGGAGAATTATGATAGATCTCCTTATCTTCCACATGATTCAAATAACTTCTCAGACTCCCCAGGAAGGGAATTCAAAG AAGAAGACATTAAGAAACTAGACACCATTTCCGAAGGAGTCAGCTATGAAGATTTTGGAAGCGACTGA